The Coleofasciculus sp. FACHB-T130 genome contains the following window.
TGATTTTAGCTGTCATCTCACGGCGACTGAATCTAGAAGTTTGGCAGTGGGCAACCGTTGCAGCGATCGCAGTTGCCGGAATTGCCTTGGCAGTCTGGTTACAGGTTGCCTCCCCGAATAATGCATCCGCTGCAACCCCACCTTTACCCGTAGGAACAACACAGGGAACAACACAGATAGCGAAGGCGACTTCACCCAAGAAAGCGATCGCTGCCACCAAAGCACAAGCAGTCAATAAAACCGCTACTGTGGTGAAAACAGCACAAGCAAAACCCTCTGCTCCTACTGGAGAGAATCAGGCTCCAGCCTGGGTTCTATCAGTAGAAAAGTTTCTAGAGCCATTAGGAACCTTTTTGAACATTTTTTACGTTGTTAGCGATATCTTTCTGTTGATCGTTGCCTCGACCGTATTGCTAGCCTTTTGGGGGGGTCGTTTTTCTCAGTCTTGGCGGATGATTGCTGGGGCAGCTTTTTCATACTACGTTGCTGATATGTGGCTGAAATACGCCGATAAATTCATTGGTGATGATTATCAAAGCGGAGGACTATTGGAAGTATTTTGGGTCTTCAGCGGCGTCCTGTTTGCCATTGGCGCTGTCCTGGAATTTGATACATCCAGTCGTTCCCGTCGTAGCGGACGCAAACGTGCTTAGGAAGTAGCATGAGTGTGAGAAAACTCTCCGAATTAGATAAGCGCGACATCCTCAACCTGTATCGACAGCCAGGAGAGACAACCTCAACCCTGGCTAGTCGTTATGATGTCAGTAATTCAACGATTAGCCGTCTTTTAAAAAGTCGTCTATCAGAGCCAGAATATGAAGCCCTAATCCAGCAAAAGCGAACCAATCGCTCCCATTCAATTTCCGAACCTGCCACTGAAGCTGACGACGAGCCAGTAGAAACATCGCTGACCGCATCGGTAAAGAGCGAAGAATCCTTTCCCCACACTCAAGAATCTTTTGCAGATAGTGATAGTGAGGAATCATTAGAGGCAAGCCCTACCGCCCCACGGAGGCGTCGCAGGCGCTCCTCAGTCTCTACAGAGGAAGAGAGGGCACAAGAGCAAGAAAACATTCCTTCCGAAATTTTCCCTGGGATCAATTCTTCTCTGCCACTTTTTCAGCTGGCTGTGGATGCCGCACCAAGTAACAACCCCGATCTACTTGATAACAATTACAGTGCAGAAGCCAGTGTCATAGAAGAGATGCTGGGGGAAGACCTGACGGATTTAGAAGACGACGAGGACGAGGACGACGAGGATGACGACGACGATTTAGAAGACCTCCAAGACGAAGACGACTGGGATGATACGCCAACTCTAGAAAGTCCGATTCCAGCAGGAACCTTTAAGCGACAAAACCGTGCTAGCGTTCAAGTCTTACCGCTATCTAACGCGGTGCTTCCTAAAACCTGCTACTTAGTTGTAGACCGAGCAGCAGAATTAATCGCCAGACCCCTGCGAGAGTTCAGCGATCTTGGACAAATTCCTGCCCAAGAAGTTCAACAGAGAACACTACCAGTTTTCGATAACCATCGGGTAGCTCGTAGGTTCTCGAACCGCACCCAACGAGTGATTAAAGTTCCAGATGGCAGGATGCTTCAGAAAACTTGTTCGCAACTGCAAGCTAAAGGAATTACTCGCTTGCTGATTGATGGTCAAGTTTATTCGTTATAAGAGGCAGTGGTGAAACGCCGTCAAGTTCTCAAACAGCTGCTACAAACATCCGGCGGGCTGATTGCGGCTAGCTTGCTCCCAGGCTGCCAGTTAACAGGGTCCGTAGAGCCGCTGTTTTTGCTTGACCTGCTCAAGCCAGACTCAAAACTGCCAAAACACCTGCTCACGCCATTGAGCGAATTTTATGTGCAATCTTACGCCTTGCCGCCTAGGATTAACCTGGACAACTGGCGGTTAAAGGTGACGGGTGCTGTTGCCCAGCCGCTGACGCTGACTTTTCAAGACATCATGGCAGCGCCGCAGGAAAATTTCTATTTGACAATGGAATGCATCGGCAATCCCACTGGCGGCAACCTGATTGGAAACGCTCAGTGGACGGGTACCCCTTTGCTACCTTTTCTAGAGCAAGCTGGTGTTAAATCAGAGGCGATAGAATTTAGGCTGCACGGAGCTGAT
Protein-coding sequences here:
- a CDS encoding transposase codes for the protein MSVRKLSELDKRDILNLYRQPGETTSTLASRYDVSNSTISRLLKSRLSEPEYEALIQQKRTNRSHSISEPATEADDEPVETSLTASVKSEESFPHTQESFADSDSEESLEASPTAPRRRRRRSSVSTEEERAQEQENIPSEIFPGINSSLPLFQLAVDAAPSNNPDLLDNNYSAEASVIEEMLGEDLTDLEDDEDEDDEDDDDDLEDLQDEDDWDDTPTLESPIPAGTFKRQNRASVQVLPLSNAVLPKTCYLVVDRAAELIARPLREFSDLGQIPAQEVQQRTLPVFDNHRVARRFSNRTQRVIKVPDGRMLQKTCSQLQAKGITRLLIDGQVYSL